In the Actinomycetes bacterium genome, AGATACTCACGATCTGGAATGAACACATGGCCGGGCTACACGGCTGACTCCCGCTCAGATCCGCTGTACGCTGAACCCCATGAGCGAGTCTTCCCCGATGCTGCACCTCACCGTCGTCATCTCCCACGAGGGCGACTGGTACGTCGCCCGCTGCCTCGAGGTCGAGGCAGTCAGCCAGGGCGAGACGGTCGAGGAGGCACTCGCCAACCTCCGCGACGTCATTGAGGTCTACCTGGAGGAGGAGGGCCCACCGCCGGCCCTGGCTCCGCCCCTCGTCACCTCGATCGACGTGCCGGTTCCGGCGTGACCGGCGGGTTGCCCCGCGGCGTCTCTGGCAAGCAGACCGTCGCCGCGCTCGAACGGGCTGGCTTCCGGCCGGTGCGAACGAAGGGCGATCACCAGATCCTCAAGCA is a window encoding:
- a CDS encoding type II toxin-antitoxin system HicB family antitoxin — protein: MSESSPMLHLTVVISHEGDWYVARCLEVEAVSQGETVEEALANLRDVIEVYLEEEGPPPALAPPLVTSIDVPVPA